The proteins below come from a single Malus domestica chromosome 03, GDT2T_hap1 genomic window:
- the LOC103418815 gene encoding dehydrodolichyl diphosphate synthase 2-like, whose product MLSIRFPIPIKNALTPSIPRFSRNQTPRRIRSHPRLSNSLSLHCATATDAVVHREESREQLNDRFAPGVHFPPDDEPLPVGLRRELMPRHVAVIMDGNVRWERRRGLPAGSGHEAGAQSLRGLVELCCKWGIRVLTVFAFSFDNWTRPKVEVEFLLDLFEKMISSEIDDFASEGIRISIIGDSSKLPNPLPKLISDAEERTKDNSRLQLIVAVSYSGKYDVVQACKSISQKVKDGVVEVDDINESLIEQELETNCTEFPYPDLLIRTSGELRVSNFLLWQLAYTELFFASALWPDFGKSEFVEALVSFQQRQRRYGGRDL is encoded by the exons ATGCTTTCCATCCGCTTCCCTATACCAATCAAGAACGCTCTCACTCCTTCCATTCCCAGATTCTCTCGCAACCAAACACCCAGAAGAATCCGATCACATCCGCGCCtctccaactctctctctcttcattgcGCAACCGCAACCGATGCGGTTGTTCACAGGGAAGAGAGCAGAGAGCAACTTAATGACCGATTTGCCCCTGGTGTACACTTTCCGCCGGATGACGAGCCGTTGCCGGTGGGCCTACGGAGAGAGCTGATGCCAAGACACGTGGCCGTGATCATGGACGGAAACGTGAGGTGGGAGAGGCGGAGGGGGCTGCCGGCCGGGTCGGGTCACGAGGCGGGTGCGCAGTCGCTGAGAGGGCTCGTTGAGCTGTGCTGTAAATGGGGGATTAGGGTTCTCACTGTTTTCGCGTTTTCTTTTGATAATTGGACTCGGCCAAAG GTGGAGGTTGAATTTCTGCTGGATTTGTttgagaagatgattagctcCGAAATCGACGATTTTGCAAG CGAAGGTATTCGAATATCAATCATTGGGGATTCATCAAAGCTCCCTAACCCTTTACCGAAACTGATAAGTGATGCGGAGGAGAGAACGAAGGACAACTCTAGACTCCAACTAATTGTGGCAGTGAGCTACAGCGGAAAATATGATGTTGTGCAAGCATGCAAAAGTATTTCTCAAAAGGTAAAAGATGGGGTTGTTGAAGTGGACGATATCAATGAAAGCCTCATTGAACAAGAACTAGAAACTAACTGTACCGAGTTTCCCTACCCTGATCTGCTAATACGAACAAGTGGCGAACTCAGAGTCAGTAACTTCTTGTTGTGGCAGTTGGCCTACACGGAACTTTTCTTTGCATCGGCACTTTGGCCTGATTTTGGGAAGTCTGAGTTTGTGGAGGCCTTGGTTTCCTTTCAGCAGAGGCAGCGGCGTTATGGTGGAAGAGATCTATAA